One Burkholderia sp. PAMC 26561 genomic window carries:
- a CDS encoding YbhB/YbcL family Raf kinase inhibitor-like protein — protein sequence MNLRKIHMLALCAGLGLSAAALADNRFTLTSPTLSDNATLDSRYAASAQDCGGKNVSLPLAWRNVPSGTKSFAVTIYDPDGAKGLGIVHWVMYGIPASVTTLEEGGPPPAGSIGGINRTGKDGYYGPCPPRGDAPHHYVVQAYALDLAGETMPPALNRDTLIAAMKDHVLASSSIVIRYAR from the coding sequence ATGAACCTTCGAAAGATTCACATGCTTGCCCTGTGCGCGGGGCTCGGCCTGAGCGCCGCGGCCCTCGCTGATAACCGCTTCACCCTTACCTCACCCACCCTCTCCGATAACGCCACGCTTGATTCCCGCTACGCCGCGAGCGCGCAGGACTGCGGCGGCAAGAACGTCTCTTTGCCGCTCGCATGGCGCAACGTGCCTTCGGGCACGAAGAGCTTCGCGGTGACGATCTACGACCCCGATGGAGCCAAAGGCCTCGGTATCGTGCACTGGGTCATGTATGGAATTCCGGCGTCCGTGACAACGCTCGAAGAAGGCGGACCGCCGCCGGCGGGGAGTATCGGCGGGATCAACCGGACGGGGAAAGACGGCTATTACGGTCCGTGCCCACCACGCGGCGATGCACCCCATCACTACGTAGTGCAGGCTTACGCGCTGGATCTTGCCGGAGAAACGATGCCGCCCGCGCTCAATCGCGACACGCTGATTGCCGCGATGAAGGATCACGTGCTGGCATCGTCGAGTATCGTGATTCGCTACGCGCGTTAA
- a CDS encoding glycosyltransferase family 2 protein → MELKTAPALPAKHASRPTQTSLEAALAKASPRIAPRPVTVASVLIHGSVVVLWMVLFARAFFLHGVVAWSTGIAYVVYDTLLLMFVGAKSWTLVKRPKPLDRQQREQGLPPLGVIVASHNEAAVLPNTLAKLLGQTHSAAQIVIADDGSTDATAEVLTQRFGLIKPVEGELSAASTIYPNLFWLRVPHGGKARALNAAIEKISTPIVMTCDADTRLADDAVLAMRSAFAARTNLVAAAGILVPVCSKTLSGRFFQWFQTYEYIRNFISRFAWMRADSLLLISGAFASFRRDALVAVGGFDAECLVEDYELIHRLRRHAVDHGLDWDVRVVGNAHAITDAPSSLSGFMRQRRRWFAGFLQTQYWNRDMTGNRRYGKLGLLMLPVKAFDTLQPIYGLTAFALLIGFIVERRGAVVLPIFSVIGAKILLDFAFHLWTVHLYRRWTGDTAGSSLWMAVVSAVVEPFTFQLLRHTGAALGWVDFLGRSRAWGVQTRAGLAAADET, encoded by the coding sequence ATGGAACTCAAGACCGCGCCGGCGCTTCCCGCGAAACACGCGTCCAGACCCACACAAACCTCGCTTGAAGCAGCGCTTGCGAAAGCATCGCCGCGGATTGCTCCGCGTCCGGTGACGGTCGCAAGCGTGCTGATTCACGGCAGCGTGGTCGTGCTCTGGATGGTTCTTTTTGCCCGCGCGTTCTTTCTGCATGGCGTGGTCGCGTGGTCGACGGGGATCGCGTATGTCGTCTACGACACCTTGTTGCTGATGTTCGTCGGCGCGAAATCGTGGACGCTCGTGAAGCGGCCCAAGCCGCTCGACCGGCAGCAGCGCGAACAGGGTTTGCCGCCGCTTGGCGTGATCGTCGCCTCGCACAACGAGGCGGCCGTGTTGCCGAACACGCTCGCCAAGCTGCTTGGCCAGACGCACAGCGCGGCGCAAATCGTGATCGCCGACGATGGTTCCACCGACGCCACCGCCGAAGTTCTCACGCAACGTTTCGGTTTGATCAAGCCAGTGGAAGGCGAGTTGAGCGCGGCATCGACGATCTATCCCAATCTCTTCTGGCTGCGCGTCCCGCACGGCGGGAAAGCGCGGGCGCTGAACGCCGCCATCGAAAAGATCAGCACGCCGATCGTGATGACCTGCGACGCCGACACACGTCTCGCCGATGACGCCGTCCTCGCCATGCGGAGCGCCTTTGCCGCGCGAACGAACCTCGTGGCGGCGGCAGGCATTCTGGTGCCGGTCTGCAGCAAAACGCTCAGCGGACGCTTTTTCCAGTGGTTCCAGACGTACGAATACATTCGAAATTTCATCTCGCGCTTTGCCTGGATGCGCGCCGACAGCCTGCTGCTGATCTCGGGCGCGTTTGCATCGTTTCGACGTGACGCGCTGGTCGCGGTCGGCGGGTTCGATGCCGAATGTCTCGTTGAAGACTACGAACTGATTCACCGGTTGCGCCGTCACGCGGTGGATCACGGTCTCGACTGGGATGTGCGTGTGGTCGGCAATGCGCACGCGATCACGGACGCGCCGAGTTCGCTCAGCGGTTTCATGCGCCAGCGCCGCCGCTGGTTCGCGGGTTTCCTGCAGACGCAATACTGGAACCGCGACATGACCGGCAATCGCCGATACGGCAAGCTCGGCCTCCTGATGTTGCCCGTGAAGGCGTTCGATACCCTGCAGCCCATCTACGGCCTGACGGCGTTTGCGTTGCTGATCGGGTTTATCGTGGAGCGGCGCGGCGCCGTGGTGCTACCGATTTTCAGCGTGATCGGCGCGAAGATCCTGCTCGATTTCGCGTTCCACTTGTGGACGGTGCACTTGTACCGCCGATGGACCGGCGACACAGCCGGATCGAGCTTGTGGATGGCGGTGGTATCGGCGGTGGTCGAGCCGTTCACGTTCCAGTTGTTGCGCCACACGGGCGCGGCGCTGGGCTGGGTCGATTTCCTGGGACGTTCGCGCGCCTGGGGCGTGCAAACGAGAGCGGGTCTCGCCGCAGCCGATGAAACCTGA
- a CDS encoding cytochrome b yields MSTQAANVASKQPEAEAPLRYTRTAMVLHWLVAVLIICNVVLGLSAEKFPDNWIRPIVDTHKSIGITVLGLVLLRILWRVSHRPPPLPKTFPKWEHVAAHIAHFLLYLLMIGLPLSGWLHDSAWNAAASHPMHLFGVIPWPRIGYVMNLDPVLKETLHDRFGALHTWLGYALYALFAMHVGGALKHQWIDRKSVISRMVP; encoded by the coding sequence ATGTCCACGCAAGCCGCCAACGTGGCGTCAAAACAGCCTGAAGCCGAGGCGCCGCTGCGTTACACGCGCACGGCGATGGTCCTGCACTGGCTTGTCGCTGTGCTGATCATTTGCAATGTCGTGCTCGGACTATCGGCGGAAAAGTTTCCGGACAACTGGATACGGCCGATTGTCGATACCCACAAGTCCATCGGCATCACAGTGCTCGGGCTAGTGCTGCTGCGCATCTTGTGGCGGGTATCGCATCGGCCGCCGCCGCTGCCGAAGACGTTTCCGAAATGGGAACACGTCGCCGCGCATATCGCGCATTTCCTGCTGTATCTGTTGATGATTGGTTTGCCGTTGTCGGGCTGGCTGCACGATTCGGCCTGGAATGCCGCAGCCTCGCATCCCATGCACCTTTTCGGCGTGATTCCGTGGCCGCGCATTGGTTACGTAATGAACCTCGATCCCGTGCTGAAGGAAACGCTGCACGATCGTTTCGGCGCATTGCACACTTGGCTGGGTTACGCGCTGTACGCACTTTTCGCGATGCACGTAGGCGGCGCGCTCAAGCATCAATGGATCGACCGGAAGTCGGTGATTTCGCGGATGGTGCCGTAA
- a CDS encoding LysR family transcriptional regulator, giving the protein MELRHLRYFLTVAQERQFTRAAARLHIQQPPLSQQIQELERELGFALFARLPRGVELTSAGAAFAVDAQGVLDALDQGVTNARRVATGQLGSVRIALTSSAAFHPLATAAIRQFRAAHPDIAIDLNEINAAGIIERMMSGRIDAAILRKPIETPAELRFDLLHEERMVLVLPVGHALLVRPKGRRPRKSDEQPQVPLKALAGEPFIFVRRPGAPGMYADFIRACEAAGFKPDVVSEVPRMSSAINLVAAGAGITLVPASMQRYQQESVVYCVVAGDEAFSAPLHLVTHRSSANPAAARFAQAVLDFVVPKTQR; this is encoded by the coding sequence ATGGAACTGCGTCATCTCCGGTATTTCCTCACTGTCGCGCAAGAGCGTCAGTTCACACGCGCGGCGGCGCGGCTGCATATCCAGCAACCGCCGTTGTCGCAGCAGATCCAGGAACTGGAGCGGGAACTCGGCTTCGCCTTGTTCGCGCGCCTGCCGCGCGGCGTGGAGTTGACATCGGCGGGGGCGGCTTTTGCCGTCGATGCCCAGGGCGTTCTAGATGCTTTGGACCAAGGCGTCACGAACGCGCGCCGCGTTGCAACCGGACAATTGGGGTCCGTGCGGATCGCGCTGACAAGTTCGGCCGCGTTCCATCCGCTCGCGACCGCAGCGATTCGCCAATTCCGCGCGGCGCATCCGGATATCGCCATCGACCTGAACGAGATCAACGCTGCGGGGATCATCGAACGGATGATGAGCGGGCGTATCGATGCCGCAATCCTACGCAAACCCATCGAGACGCCCGCCGAATTGCGCTTCGATCTGCTGCACGAAGAGCGCATGGTGCTCGTGCTGCCGGTCGGACACGCGTTGTTGGTGCGTCCAAAAGGCAGGCGGCCACGTAAGTCAGATGAGCAGCCTCAGGTTCCGTTGAAGGCGCTTGCCGGCGAACCTTTCATTTTCGTTCGACGTCCCGGCGCGCCGGGCATGTACGCCGATTTCATCCGCGCGTGCGAAGCGGCCGGATTCAAGCCGGACGTGGTGAGCGAAGTGCCGCGCATGTCGAGTGCGATCAACCTCGTGGCGGCAGGGGCGGGCATCACGCTCGTGCCGGCGTCCATGCAGCGATACCAGCAGGAAAGCGTCGTGTATTGCGTTGTGGCCGGTGACGAAGCGTTTTCAGCGCCGCTTCATCTCGTGACGCATCGAAGCTCGGCGAACCCTGCGGCGGCGCGATTTGCTCAGGCCGTACTTGATTTCGTCGTGCCGAAAACACAGCGCTGA
- a CDS encoding MFS transporter — MQTAFPSRSPAFPPTAASTLSKSQIRRAVLASVIGNGLEWFDFLIYGYFAKIIAHVFFPVGNAALSTTLTLGTFAVGFIVRPLGGIAIGAYADRVGRRRTLSMLILLMAASTLLMGLTPGYSSIGIAAPLLVLLARVLQGLSVGGEFATAAAMLTEYAPRGKKMFFGSFQMTSQAVALVLSSACGYALTTNLDRASLETWGWRVPFLLGALVGPVGFYIRHKVAESPEFVELRQRLGHAPRQTIRGFFKQRSDASLCAMGVIIVGTATNYLWHTFLPLYVERQLHLPLKNALMGTAVSGLIAIVGYPLAGKLADRVGAFRLFFPVTIVWVVIAYPLFAWVLASPTPGRVFAAQMVASVVLSLMSGPHPGMLTQLFPTATRSTGVALSYNIAVTLFGGLAPLTVSTLITLTGSNIVPAYYLIFAGIVSLALVGLTRSGQRLRRDPEAVAVD, encoded by the coding sequence ATGCAAACGGCCTTCCCTTCACGCTCACCGGCCTTTCCGCCGACGGCGGCCTCGACGCTGAGCAAATCGCAGATTCGCCGCGCCGTACTGGCGTCCGTGATCGGCAACGGGCTGGAATGGTTCGATTTCCTGATCTACGGCTACTTCGCGAAGATCATCGCGCACGTGTTTTTTCCGGTCGGCAACGCGGCGCTTTCAACCACGCTGACGCTCGGCACGTTCGCGGTCGGGTTTATCGTACGGCCGCTCGGCGGGATTGCGATTGGCGCGTACGCCGATCGCGTCGGCCGCCGGCGCACGCTGTCCATGCTCATCCTGCTAATGGCAGCAAGCACCTTGCTCATGGGATTGACGCCGGGATATTCCAGCATCGGTATTGCCGCGCCGCTGCTTGTGTTGCTTGCGCGGGTGCTCCAGGGTTTGTCGGTGGGCGGCGAATTTGCGACCGCCGCCGCGATGCTCACCGAATACGCTCCGCGCGGCAAGAAGATGTTCTTCGGCAGCTTCCAGATGACCTCGCAGGCGGTGGCGCTGGTGTTGTCGTCGGCTTGCGGTTATGCGCTGACCACGAATCTCGATCGTGCCTCGCTTGAAACGTGGGGCTGGCGCGTGCCGTTCTTGCTCGGCGCGCTGGTCGGGCCGGTCGGCTTCTATATACGACACAAGGTGGCTGAATCGCCCGAGTTCGTGGAGCTGCGCCAGCGGCTTGGCCATGCGCCGCGCCAGACCATTCGCGGTTTTTTCAAACAACGCAGCGATGCCTCCTTGTGCGCGATGGGCGTGATCATCGTGGGCACGGCGACGAATTACCTGTGGCACACCTTCCTGCCGCTTTATGTCGAGCGGCAATTGCACTTGCCGCTCAAGAACGCGTTGATGGGAACGGCGGTTTCCGGGTTGATAGCTATCGTGGGATATCCGCTCGCGGGGAAACTCGCGGACCGCGTGGGCGCGTTCCGGCTGTTCTTTCCCGTGACGATTGTGTGGGTCGTGATCGCGTATCCGCTGTTCGCGTGGGTGCTTGCGTCGCCTACGCCGGGACGGGTGTTCGCCGCTCAAATGGTCGCCTCCGTTGTGCTCAGCCTGATGTCCGGGCCGCACCCCGGCATGCTCACGCAGCTTTTCCCGACGGCAACGCGCTCGACCGGCGTGGCGCTCTCGTACAACATCGCGGTCACCCTGTTCGGTGGCCTCGCGCCGCTGACGGTCTCCACGCTGATTACCCTGACCGGATCGAACATCGTTCCGGCGTATTACCTGATTTTTGCAGGCATCGTGTCGCTCGCGCTGGTTGGACTAACTCGCTCCGGGCAGCGCCTGCGTCGCGATCCCGAAGCCGTTGCGGTGGATTAA
- a CDS encoding tannase/feruloyl esterase family alpha/beta hydrolase — MKIYLAACGLSLLAATLSGCGGSSSDSGGTPPAVTAAAACSALGGMKIAAASIGAPSNGAAVASATLVAASATSGEYCQVNGTIAPVDTTAPNINFEVNLPTAWNNKALQYGGGGFDGTLITGLAALDMAPAGSSTPLARGYVTFGDDSGHQSKSITDGSFAANDEALANYGGLTLKKTHDVAMLLLKARYNTTPAKTYFFGSSTGGRDGLTVIQRWPADYDGIVVNRPALNYTGLRLSNVVLGRALYLNGGAGWLDVKKTVLLQNAVTKACDTLDGVADGIISNVAACKLQAPSVLAAVRCPDGKDTGDTCLSDAQIATVNTIASPLLLPYPLANGVTRYAGYNILAGSVFAGQYTTRDFGTSPTPANPAGKNDANQWVTGDQWVKYFITRIPTFNSLTFDPLNPGAYQGQVQQVSAESDATNPDLSAFVAKGGKAIITHGLADEIVSTDSSVDYYNALVQKFGQSSVDNFARFYLMPGVGHGTGPFLPQVDSLAALEQWVENGTAPGTLTMTDSTPATLGRTRPLCRYPTWPKFTGGDANSSGSFTCSQ, encoded by the coding sequence ATGAAAATCTACCTGGCCGCTTGCGGCTTATCTCTTCTCGCCGCGACGCTTTCCGGCTGCGGCGGGTCGTCATCGGATTCGGGCGGCACGCCACCGGCGGTCACAGCCGCCGCCGCGTGCTCGGCGCTCGGCGGCATGAAGATCGCGGCGGCGTCCATTGGCGCACCCAGCAACGGCGCGGCGGTGGCAAGCGCGACGCTCGTGGCGGCATCGGCCACGTCCGGCGAGTATTGCCAGGTGAACGGCACCATCGCTCCCGTCGATACAACCGCGCCGAACATCAACTTCGAAGTCAACCTGCCGACCGCCTGGAACAACAAGGCGCTGCAGTACGGCGGCGGCGGCTTCGACGGCACCCTCATCACCGGACTTGCGGCGCTCGACATGGCGCCCGCCGGATCGTCGACGCCCCTCGCCCGCGGCTACGTGACCTTCGGCGACGATTCCGGTCACCAGAGCAAGAGCATCACCGACGGCTCGTTCGCCGCCAACGACGAAGCGCTCGCCAACTACGGCGGCCTGACGCTTAAGAAAACGCACGATGTCGCCATGCTTTTGCTCAAGGCGCGCTACAACACGACGCCTGCAAAAACCTATTTCTTTGGCAGCTCGACCGGCGGCCGCGACGGCCTCACCGTGATCCAGCGCTGGCCTGCTGACTACGACGGCATTGTCGTAAACCGCCCCGCGCTCAACTACACCGGCCTGCGGCTGTCGAATGTCGTGCTCGGGCGCGCGCTTTATCTCAACGGCGGCGCGGGCTGGCTCGATGTCAAAAAGACCGTCCTGCTGCAAAACGCCGTGACCAAAGCCTGCGATACGCTCGATGGCGTGGCCGACGGCATCATTTCCAACGTCGCCGCCTGCAAGCTGCAGGCGCCGTCGGTTCTCGCCGCCGTGCGCTGCCCGGACGGCAAAGACACCGGCGATACGTGTCTTTCGGATGCGCAGATTGCAACCGTCAACACGATTGCTTCACCCTTGCTCCTGCCCTATCCGCTTGCAAACGGCGTAACGCGTTACGCCGGCTACAACATCCTTGCCGGATCGGTATTCGCGGGTCAGTACACCACGCGCGATTTCGGCACTTCTCCGACGCCTGCCAACCCTGCCGGCAAGAACGACGCAAACCAGTGGGTCACCGGCGACCAATGGGTCAAGTACTTCATCACGCGCATTCCGACCTTCAATTCGCTCACCTTCGATCCGCTTAATCCCGGCGCATATCAGGGGCAGGTCCAGCAGGTTTCGGCCGAAAGCGACGCCACCAATCCCGATCTCTCGGCATTCGTCGCCAAGGGCGGCAAGGCAATCATCACCCACGGTCTCGCCGATGAAATCGTCAGCACCGATTCGTCCGTGGACTATTACAACGCCCTGGTGCAGAAGTTCGGCCAGTCTTCCGTCGATAACTTCGCGCGCTTTTACCTGATGCCGGGCGTCGGGCACGGCACCGGCCCGTTCCTGCCACAAGTCGATTCCCTTGCCGCACTCGAACAGTGGGTGGAGAACGGCACGGCACCGGGCACCCTGACGATGACAGACTCGACGCCCGCAACACTCGGGCGCACGCGTCCCCTTTGTCGTTATCCGACATGGCCGAAATTCACCGGCGGCGACGCGAATTCATCAGGCAGCTTCACCTGCAGTCAATAA
- a CDS encoding HlyC/CorC family transporter, giving the protein MDHIPLWAQICAIFLLLFFSAFFSISETSMMALNRHRLKHLANQGSLRARVTQGLLAKTDQLLSVILIGNNLINTIISALTTSIALRTFGHDNIVLSVATGIVAFLIIVFAEIAPKIVGATYPEKVALPASLVLSPLMRVARPLVWFVNLFANGVLRLLRINTKGGRDQRLSTEELRTVVLESGNFMPTKHRSILLNLFDLENITVDDVMIPRRRIESLDFDAPFDTILHQLETCYHNKLVVYQGDIDRVLGVLHVRKTLSALHNQEFERETLRELLAEPYFVPAGTPVFQQLQFFQESRHRIAIVVNEYGELQGLVTPEDIIEELIGEFTTTIPRGAGSSGGWNENGECIVAGSMPLRELNRWLKLTLPTDGPKTLNGLILETLEEIPDGDVSVRIAGVHFEVMRSDDQAIRTVKVFQPQGVLPKKQK; this is encoded by the coding sequence GTGGACCACATTCCCTTATGGGCGCAAATTTGCGCCATTTTTCTGCTGCTGTTTTTCTCCGCTTTTTTCTCGATTTCCGAAACATCGATGATGGCGCTCAATCGCCATCGCCTCAAACACCTCGCCAACCAGGGTTCGCTGCGCGCCCGCGTCACGCAGGGCCTGCTGGCCAAGACCGACCAGTTGTTGAGCGTGATCCTGATTGGCAACAATCTGATCAACACGATCATTTCGGCGCTGACCACCTCCATAGCGCTGCGCACTTTCGGACACGACAACATCGTGCTGTCGGTCGCAACCGGAATCGTCGCCTTCCTCATTATTGTGTTCGCGGAAATCGCGCCGAAGATTGTCGGCGCGACGTATCCGGAAAAAGTCGCATTGCCGGCGAGCCTGGTGCTCTCGCCGCTGATGCGCGTGGCCCGGCCGCTTGTGTGGTTCGTCAACCTGTTCGCAAATGGCGTGCTGCGGTTGCTGCGTATCAATACGAAGGGCGGCCGGGATCAGCGGCTTTCCACCGAGGAATTGCGCACTGTCGTGCTGGAATCCGGCAACTTCATGCCGACCAAGCACCGCAGCATCTTGCTGAACCTGTTCGACCTCGAAAACATCACGGTCGACGACGTGATGATCCCGCGCCGCCGGATAGAGTCGCTCGATTTCGATGCCCCTTTCGACACCATCCTTCATCAACTCGAAACCTGCTATCACAACAAGCTGGTCGTATATCAAGGCGATATAGATCGTGTGCTGGGCGTGCTGCACGTGAGAAAAACGCTGTCGGCGCTGCATAACCAGGAGTTCGAGCGCGAGACCTTGCGCGAGTTGCTCGCCGAACCGTACTTCGTTCCGGCCGGCACGCCCGTGTTCCAGCAACTGCAGTTTTTCCAGGAAAGCCGCCATCGGATTGCGATCGTGGTGAACGAATATGGCGAGTTGCAGGGCCTCGTCACGCCGGAAGACATCATTGAAGAACTGATAGGCGAATTCACGACCACCATCCCACGCGGCGCCGGTTCGAGCGGCGGCTGGAACGAGAACGGCGAATGCATTGTGGCCGGCAGCATGCCGCTGCGCGAACTGAACCGCTGGCTCAAGCTGACGCTTCCCACCGACGGCCCGAAAACGCTGAACGGGCTGATCCTCGAGACGCTCGAAGAGATTCCCGACGGCGATGTGAGCGTGCGCATTGCGGGCGTGCATTTCGAAGTAATGCGCAGCGACGATCAGGCCATTCGCACAGTGAAGGTCTTCCAGCCACAAGGCGTACTGCCCAAGAAACAAAAGTAA
- a CDS encoding type II secretion system F family protein, translating to MQLPQTPQASQPSDTRFNWRGIDATGANKRGRTIAMDATTARAVLKRNGVTVLELTGIGPAPPPKANAADVTLFTRQLAGLLRAGLPLAPCLDLIANTPARGGLPRIVGLVARDITQGIAFSEALGRHPACFNALYCQLVSVGELAGALPTVLARLAEDRERAGAQRAKLRAALTYPVAVLLLSLVITAGLLIGVVPTFKTIFDGFGAKLPAPTLFVLALSDGVARWSVPFAVFCTISVIAFKRLLQRAPSVRSEFDRAMLRLPLAGSLLRALAVARWSRALGTLLAAGTPLSDAFDLLSKATGNRIFDTATVEIAGRLRRGERLAAAMRAAGCFPPDVVQPIAVAEESGSLDAMLLDLATLGDRQVDEKTSAFASLCEPVVIVVLGALVGGLVVAMYLPIVQLGNVV from the coding sequence ATGCAACTACCGCAAACACCGCAAGCATCGCAACCATCCGATACTCGCTTCAACTGGCGAGGCATCGATGCCACCGGCGCGAACAAGCGGGGCAGGACAATTGCCATGGACGCCACGACTGCCCGCGCTGTGCTCAAGCGCAACGGCGTTACAGTGCTCGAACTCACAGGAATTGGACCGGCACCGCCGCCAAAAGCCAACGCCGCCGATGTCACCCTGTTTACCCGGCAACTCGCTGGCCTGCTGCGCGCCGGGCTGCCGCTTGCGCCATGTCTCGACCTGATCGCGAACACGCCTGCGCGCGGCGGCTTGCCGCGTATCGTCGGATTGGTTGCGCGGGACATCACGCAGGGCATCGCGTTTTCGGAGGCGCTCGGGCGTCATCCGGCGTGCTTCAACGCGCTGTATTGCCAGCTTGTATCGGTCGGTGAACTCGCCGGCGCGCTGCCGACCGTGCTCGCGCGCCTCGCGGAAGATCGCGAACGCGCGGGCGCCCAGCGGGCCAAGCTGCGTGCGGCGCTCACCTATCCGGTCGCCGTACTGCTGCTATCGCTTGTCATCACGGCAGGACTGCTGATCGGCGTGGTGCCGACGTTCAAGACCATCTTCGATGGCTTCGGCGCCAAGCTGCCCGCGCCGACGTTGTTCGTGCTGGCTTTGTCGGATGGTGTTGCGCGCTGGAGCGTACCGTTTGCGGTGTTCTGCACGATTTCCGTGATCGCATTCAAGCGTCTGCTTCAACGCGCGCCGTCAGTGCGCAGCGAATTCGACCGCGCCATGCTGAGATTGCCGCTGGCGGGCTCGCTGCTGCGCGCGCTGGCCGTCGCCCGATGGAGCCGCGCGCTGGGCACCCTGCTCGCAGCGGGAACGCCGCTGTCGGATGCGTTCGATTTGTTATCGAAGGCCACGGGCAACCGCATCTTCGATACTGCCACCGTCGAGATCGCCGGACGTCTGCGCCGCGGCGAACGACTCGCCGCCGCCATGCGCGCGGCCGGCTGCTTTCCGCCCGACGTCGTGCAACCCATAGCCGTCGCCGAAGAATCCGGGTCACTGGACGCAATGCTGCTCGATCTGGCTACACTGGGCGACCGTCAGGTCGACGAGAAAACCAGCGCTTTCGCCAGCTTGTGCGAGCCAGTGGTAATCGTGGTGCTGGGCGCGCTGGTGGGCGGCCTTGTCGTGGCGATGTATCTTCCGATCGTGCAGCTCGGGAACGTGGTGTAA
- a CDS encoding prepilin peptidase: MHPLYQAEFSGRYLDAYGSAFGTLPLVAQYGFAIVFGLVIGSFLTVVVHRLPIMLERAWQAETTAVESDVKPKPIERYNLAVPRSACPHCGHVLRPWENIPVASFLLLRGRCAKCHARVSARYPVTELATALLAALSLYAFGPNWIALAAFGLCGTLLAMSLIDFDTRYLPDSLTLPLLWAGLIVNLGDTGFAPLHEAVIGAIVGYLFLWCVYWLFRLVRGVEGMGYGDFKLLAALGAWLGWEALPQIVLVSAIAGAIFGLVATGIGKMRFEEPLPFGPFLAAGGVITLFFGTPFYTLFG, translated from the coding sequence ATGCATCCCTTGTATCAGGCGGAGTTTTCAGGCCGCTATCTCGACGCTTACGGTTCCGCTTTCGGCACCCTGCCGCTTGTGGCGCAGTATGGTTTCGCGATCGTCTTCGGGTTGGTGATCGGCAGCTTCCTGACAGTCGTCGTGCACCGTCTGCCGATCATGCTGGAGCGTGCGTGGCAGGCTGAAACCACTGCCGTGGAAAGCGATGTAAAACCGAAGCCAATAGAACGCTACAACCTCGCCGTCCCGCGCAGCGCATGTCCACATTGCGGCCACGTGCTGCGTCCATGGGAAAACATCCCGGTCGCAAGCTTTCTGCTGCTGCGCGGCCGTTGCGCCAAATGCCACGCCCGGGTGAGCGCGCGCTACCCAGTGACAGAGCTCGCGACCGCGCTGCTCGCTGCCCTCTCGCTCTATGCGTTCGGGCCCAATTGGATCGCACTCGCGGCGTTCGGCCTTTGCGGCACACTGCTCGCCATGAGCCTTATCGACTTCGACACCCGCTATCTCCCCGACTCGCTCACCTTGCCGCTGCTGTGGGCAGGCCTGATCGTCAATCTCGGCGATACAGGCTTTGCTCCGCTGCACGAAGCAGTGATCGGGGCCATCGTGGGATATCTGTTCCTGTGGTGCGTGTATTGGCTTTTCCGGCTCGTACGCGGCGTGGAAGGAATGGGCTACGGCGATTTCAAGCTGCTCGCCGCGCTCGGCGCGTGGCTCGGCTGGGAAGCGTTGCCCCAGATCGTGCTGGTCTCTGCCATTGCGGGCGCGATCTTCGGGCTGGTGGCGACCGGCATAGGCAAGATGCGCTTCGAGGAACCGCTGCCGTTCGGGCCCTTCCTCGCAGCGGGCGGCGTAATCACGCTTTTCTTCGGCACGCCGTTCTATACGCTTTTTGGATAA
- the coaE gene encoding dephospho-CoA kinase (Dephospho-CoA kinase (CoaE) performs the final step in coenzyme A biosynthesis.) — MFSIGLTGGIGSGKTTVADMFAALGVTVIDADLIAHQITAPGGVAMPLIEIAFGPEFVTADGAMDRAKMRARVFTDPAAKAQLESITHPLIRAESERQRSEARSAYHIVVVPLLIEAGERASKVDRILVVDCPVETQIARVIQRNGFAQEQVLAIIARQATREARLAAADDIVVNDSAATLQTLQREVDLLHARYIEMAAAGSKART; from the coding sequence ATGTTCAGCATTGGCCTGACCGGCGGGATAGGAAGCGGCAAGACGACCGTGGCGGATATGTTCGCGGCGCTCGGCGTGACGGTCATCGACGCCGACCTGATCGCGCATCAGATCACCGCGCCAGGCGGCGTCGCCATGCCGCTGATCGAGATCGCGTTCGGCCCGGAGTTCGTCACCGCCGACGGCGCCATGGATCGCGCGAAAATGCGGGCCCGCGTGTTCACCGATCCCGCCGCCAAGGCACAACTCGAATCCATCACACATCCGTTGATCCGCGCGGAAAGCGAACGGCAACGCAGCGAAGCGCGCAGTGCGTATCACATCGTCGTGGTGCCGTTGCTGATCGAGGCAGGAGAACGCGCGAGCAAGGTGGACCGGATTCTCGTCGTCGATTGCCCGGTCGAAACGCAAATTGCACGTGTCATCCAGCGCAATGGTTTCGCCCAGGAGCAGGTGCTGGCGATCATCGCCCGGCAGGCGACACGCGAAGCGCGACTCGCCGCCGCCGATGACATCGTCGTCAACGACTCTGCCGCCACGCTACAGACATTGCAGCGCGAGGTCGACCTCCTGCACGCACGCTATATCGAGATGGCCGCGGCCGGCAGCAAAGCGCGTACCTAA